Proteins encoded together in one Corallococcus soli window:
- a CDS encoding NmrA/HSCARG family protein, producing MSVDFSITVLVTGATGQQGGAVVRRLLNRGHKVVALVRDPNAPAARALQEKNVRLVQGDFDDVDALLKATQGVDAVYAMATPFGDGGPDAETHHGMNLADAAKRSGVRHYVYSSVAGADQLTGVPHFDSKHRVELYLRRMDMPFTILAPTFFMENLLHPPTRDALAAGHLALGLPASRGLQMVAVDDLAGFAQHVLEDPEKFIGERIEVASDEVTGQQSSALLSMVSGHRIHYEQVPLEQLARQSEDLARMYDWLDRVGYHADILTLRNSFPRVGWQTFETWARHQDWGFVTSAAWPGAAAEAVTPQP from the coding sequence ATGTCCGTGGATTTCTCCATCACCGTGCTTGTCACGGGCGCCACCGGCCAGCAGGGGGGCGCGGTGGTCCGGCGACTGTTGAACCGGGGCCACAAGGTGGTCGCGCTGGTGCGTGACCCGAACGCCCCCGCGGCCCGCGCCCTCCAGGAGAAGAACGTGCGGCTGGTGCAGGGCGACTTCGACGACGTGGACGCGCTCCTGAAGGCCACCCAGGGCGTGGATGCCGTCTACGCCATGGCCACGCCCTTCGGCGACGGCGGCCCGGACGCGGAGACCCACCACGGCATGAACCTGGCGGACGCGGCGAAGCGCTCCGGCGTGCGGCACTACGTGTACTCCTCCGTGGCGGGCGCGGATCAGCTCACCGGCGTCCCGCACTTCGACAGCAAGCACCGCGTGGAGCTGTACCTGCGGCGGATGGACATGCCCTTCACCATCCTGGCCCCCACCTTCTTCATGGAGAACCTGCTGCACCCTCCGACGCGGGACGCGCTGGCGGCGGGGCACCTGGCGCTGGGGCTGCCCGCGTCGCGCGGGTTGCAGATGGTGGCGGTGGACGATCTGGCCGGCTTCGCGCAGCACGTCCTGGAGGACCCGGAGAAGTTCATCGGCGAGCGCATCGAGGTGGCCTCCGACGAGGTGACGGGCCAGCAGTCCTCCGCGCTGCTCTCCATGGTGAGCGGCCACCGCATCCACTACGAGCAGGTGCCGCTGGAGCAGCTCGCGCGGCAGAGCGAGGACCTGGCGCGCATGTACGACTGGCTGGACCGGGTGGGCTACCACGCGGACATCCTCACCCTGCGCAACAGCTTCCCGCGCGTGGGCTGGCAGACCTTCGAGACCTGGGCGCGCCACCAGGATTGGGGCTTCGTCACCTCCGCCGCGTGGCCCGGGGCCGCCGCCGAAGCCGTGACGCCGCAGCCCTGA
- a CDS encoding DUF2203 domain-containing protein — translation MRFFSVEEANRLVPLLSNTFGRVRPWVERVQKLAEGLDALGSAPETRETHAWREERDALLERIRAELGPLQEMGLEIKGADGLVDFHARRGEEPVYLCWRFGEKSVTHWHDLQAGFSGRRPIDSPDDFEPTYLS, via the coding sequence ATGCGCTTTTTCAGCGTGGAAGAGGCCAACCGCCTGGTGCCGTTGCTGTCGAACACCTTCGGGCGCGTGCGCCCCTGGGTGGAGCGCGTGCAGAAGCTGGCGGAGGGACTGGACGCCCTGGGCTCCGCCCCCGAAACCCGGGAGACCCACGCCTGGCGCGAGGAGCGCGACGCCCTGCTGGAGCGCATCCGCGCGGAGCTGGGCCCGCTGCAGGAGATGGGGCTGGAGATCAAGGGCGCGGACGGCCTGGTGGACTTCCACGCCCGGCGCGGGGAGGAGCCCGTGTACCTGTGCTGGCGCTTCGGGGAGAAGAGCGTCACGCACTGGCACGACCTGCAGGCGGGCTTCTCCGGGCGCCGCCCCATCGACAGCCCGGACGACTTCGAGCCCACCTACCTGAGCTGA